A stretch of the Lolium perenne isolate Kyuss_39 chromosome 3, Kyuss_2.0, whole genome shotgun sequence genome encodes the following:
- the LOC127345583 gene encoding peroxisomal membrane protein PEX14 isoform X4, which yields MDSNSNANPPPPPPQADAGGDGDKAPAFDAPQSPPEPVREDYVQNAVKFLSHPKVRGSAVVYRRSFLQNKGLTSDEIDEAFRRVPDPQPTAASPSTQAQPPAPAAAAPLQTYAQPQSAIVVAQQHPRFTWYRAFVAAGLLLGFGASAAVFIKKLFLPRLKSWIRKVVAEAQETADLKSKIDDETKEAVRASSEAVSAIARTNQELLASKDEEKKILVTLTHALDSQAKVLKSLSESLSHSRDSVNVTREDRFAHYRPLEDHAVRNGPVNTPWRPPQQPNMYGVPNGDFGSGRPSFAPAPTEPTSGSFSRSYVEQTVQRADRSSGSKQPWEMPQYAQPKLGYGSNTHLSEDGSYSEAQENYGPSYHQNGKAPDFQTEEPRPLTYSTGAEERPPPQRRWVPPQPPGVAMPEAAAAIRQPKSLTKQPSSDMSEAAGEMQVNGAQSSSSVAAEVPVNGSAVSDAGRGEIEEQVEAI from the exons ATGGACTCCAACAGCAACGCCaatccgccgccaccgccgccgcaag CAGATGCCGGAGGAGACGGCGACAAGGCGCCGGCCTTCGACGCGCCGCAGTCGCCGCCGGAGCCGGTGAGGGAGGACTACGTCCAGAACGCCGTCAAGTTCCTCTCCCACCCCAAGGTCAGGGGCTCCGCCGTCGTCTACCGCAGATCCTTCCTCCAGAACAAGGGCCTCACCAGCGACGAGATCGACGAGGCCTTCCGACGAGTACCC GATCCGCAGCCCACCGCTGCCTCGCCGTCGACCCAGGCCCAGCCGCCTGCTCCTGCGGCCGCCGCGCCTCTGCAGACTTACGCGCAGCCGCAGTCAGCAATCGTTGTCGCTCAGCAGCATCCCAGGTTCACCTGGTACCGCGCCTTCGTCGCCGCGGGCCTCTTGCTCGGCTTCGGAGCCAGCGCTGCCGTCTTCATCAAG aaactgttcctCCCGAGGCTCAAGTCGTGGATCCGCAAGGTCGTGGCCGAAGCCCAGGAGACCGCCGACCTCAAGTCCAAGATCGACGACGAGACCAAGGAGGCCGTCAGGGCTTCGTCAGAGGCCGTCTCTGCTATCGCCAGGACCAACCAGGAGTTGCTTGCTTCAAAGGATGAAG AAAAGAAGATACTCGTGACTCTGACGCATGCGCTGGATTCCCAAGCAAAGGTGCTGAAATCGTTGAGCGAGTCGCTGAGTCATAGCAGGGACTCCGTAAATGTTACCAGGGAGGATAGGTTTGCGCACTATCGCCCGTTGGAAGATCATGCCGTGAGGAATG GGCCTGTTAACACTCCATGGAGACCTCCTCAG CAACCTAATATGTATGGTGTGCCAAATGGTGACTTTGGTTCAG GAAGGCCTTCATTTGCGCCAGCACCTACTGAACCTACATCTGGATCATTTTCAAGATCTTATGTTGAG CAGACAGTGCAGCGAGCGGATAGATCTTCTGGGAGTAAG CAGCCATGGGAGATGCCGCAATACGCACAGCCAAAGCTTGGCTATGGATCCAACACCCACTTGAGCGAGGATGGATCATACTCCGAGGCTCAGGAGAACTATGGCCCTTCGTACCACCAGAACGGAAAGGCCCCTGATTTCCAAACGGAGGAGCCCAGGCCGCTGACATACAGTACCGGGGCTGAGGAAAGGCCGCCACCTCAGCGCCGCTGGGTTCCCCCTCAGCCTCCAGGCGTCGCCATGCCAGAAGCCGCGGCTGCCATACGTCAACCAAAGTCCCTTACAAAGCAACCGTCGAGCGACATGTCCGAGGCAGCTGGTGAGATGCAGGTGAATGGTGCCCAGAGTTCGTCTTCTGTTGCTG
- the LOC127345583 gene encoding peroxisomal membrane protein PEX14 isoform X7: MDSNSNANPPPPPPQADAGGDGDKAPAFDAPQSPPEPVREDYVQNAVKFLSHPKVRGSAVVYRRSFLQNKGLTSDEIDEAFRRVPDPQPTAASPSTQAQPPAPAAAAPLQTYAQPQSAIVVAQQHPRFTWYRAFVAAGLLLGFGASAAVFIKKLFLPRLKSWIRKVVAEAQETADLKSKIDDETKEAVRASSEAVSAIARTNQELLASKDEEKKILVTLTHALDSQAKVLKSLSESLSHSRDSVNVTREDRFAHYRPLEDHAVRNGPVNTPWRPPQQPNMYGVPNGDFGSAGRPSFAPAPTEPTSGSFSRSYVETVQRADRSSGSKPWEMPQYAQPKLGYGSNTHLSEDGSYSEAQENYGPSYHQNGKAPDFQTEEPRPLTYSTGAEERPPPQRRWVPPQPPGVAMPEAAAAIRQPKSLTKQPSSDMSEAAGEMQVNGAQSSSSVAAEVPVNGSAVSDAGRGEIEEQVEAI, encoded by the exons ATGGACTCCAACAGCAACGCCaatccgccgccaccgccgccgcaag CAGATGCCGGAGGAGACGGCGACAAGGCGCCGGCCTTCGACGCGCCGCAGTCGCCGCCGGAGCCGGTGAGGGAGGACTACGTCCAGAACGCCGTCAAGTTCCTCTCCCACCCCAAGGTCAGGGGCTCCGCCGTCGTCTACCGCAGATCCTTCCTCCAGAACAAGGGCCTCACCAGCGACGAGATCGACGAGGCCTTCCGACGAGTACCC GATCCGCAGCCCACCGCTGCCTCGCCGTCGACCCAGGCCCAGCCGCCTGCTCCTGCGGCCGCCGCGCCTCTGCAGACTTACGCGCAGCCGCAGTCAGCAATCGTTGTCGCTCAGCAGCATCCCAGGTTCACCTGGTACCGCGCCTTCGTCGCCGCGGGCCTCTTGCTCGGCTTCGGAGCCAGCGCTGCCGTCTTCATCAAG aaactgttcctCCCGAGGCTCAAGTCGTGGATCCGCAAGGTCGTGGCCGAAGCCCAGGAGACCGCCGACCTCAAGTCCAAGATCGACGACGAGACCAAGGAGGCCGTCAGGGCTTCGTCAGAGGCCGTCTCTGCTATCGCCAGGACCAACCAGGAGTTGCTTGCTTCAAAGGATGAAG AAAAGAAGATACTCGTGACTCTGACGCATGCGCTGGATTCCCAAGCAAAGGTGCTGAAATCGTTGAGCGAGTCGCTGAGTCATAGCAGGGACTCCGTAAATGTTACCAGGGAGGATAGGTTTGCGCACTATCGCCCGTTGGAAGATCATGCCGTGAGGAATG GGCCTGTTAACACTCCATGGAGACCTCCTCAG CAACCTAATATGTATGGTGTGCCAAATGGTGACTTTGGTTCAG CAGGAAGGCCTTCATTTGCGCCAGCACCTACTGAACCTACATCTGGATCATTTTCAAGATCTTATGTTGAG ACAGTGCAGCGAGCGGATAGATCTTCTGGGAGTAAG CCATGGGAGATGCCGCAATACGCACAGCCAAAGCTTGGCTATGGATCCAACACCCACTTGAGCGAGGATGGATCATACTCCGAGGCTCAGGAGAACTATGGCCCTTCGTACCACCAGAACGGAAAGGCCCCTGATTTCCAAACGGAGGAGCCCAGGCCGCTGACATACAGTACCGGGGCTGAGGAAAGGCCGCCACCTCAGCGCCGCTGGGTTCCCCCTCAGCCTCCAGGCGTCGCCATGCCAGAAGCCGCGGCTGCCATACGTCAACCAAAGTCCCTTACAAAGCAACCGTCGAGCGACATGTCCGAGGCAGCTGGTGAGATGCAGGTGAATGGTGCCCAGAGTTCGTCTTCTGTTGCTG